The DNA window TCGTCGTTGCCCGGCGGCAGCTGGTCACCGTGGTCGTCGACGACCTTGGCCGAGATACCCGGTAGCGGCCGCATCGCCGAACCCGGTTTGGCCGCAGCCACTCCCGGCAGCGGGGAGATCATCGTGGCGCCCGTCTCGGTCTGCCACCAGGTGTCGACGATCGGAAGGCGGTCCGCGCCGATAACCTTGCGGTACCAGCGCCACGCTTCGGGATTGATCGGTTCGCCGACAGACCCCAACAGCCTCAGGCTGGACAGGTCGTGCGCGTCGGGGATCTCGCGTCCCCACTTCATGAACGTGCGAATCAGCGTCGGGGCGGTGTAATAGATTGTGACGCCGTACTTTTCGATGATTTCGAAATGCCGGTGCTGGCTGGGCGAGTCGGGCGTTCCCTCGTAGAGGACCTCGGTGACCCCGTTGGCCAGCGGACCGTACACCCCGTAGGTGTGCCCGGTGACCCAGCCGATGTCGGCGGTACACCAGAACACGTCGGATTCGGCCTTGATGTCGAAGACGTAGTAATGCGTGTAGGCCGCATGGGTCAGATAGCCGCCGCTGGTGTGCACGATGCCCTTGGGCTTGCCGGTGGTTCCCGAGGTGTACAGCAGGAACAACGGCTGCTCGGCGGCGAAGGGCTCCGGGGTGTGTTCGGGCGACGCGGCGTCGACGACATCGTGCCACCACAGGTCGCGGTCGTCGTTCCAGGACACGTCAATCCCGGTGCGCCGCACCACAAGTACGTGCTCGACGGGGCTGTCGCCGTTGACGGCCTCGTCGGCCGCGTCCTTCAACGGCGCGGGCTTGCCGCGGCGGAACTGGCCGTCGCTGGTGATCAGCAGCTTGGCCTGCGCGTCGGCGATGCGCGCCTGCAGGGCCTTGGCGGTGAAGCCGGCGAACACCACGCTGTGCATCAGCCCCAGCCGTGCGCAGGCCAGCATCGCGATCACCGCCTCCGGGATCAGCGGCAGATAGATCGCGACCCGGTCGCCGGCGACCAGACCGAGGTCGGTCAGCGCGTTGGCCGCCTTGCACACCTCGGCCTGCAGATCGGAATAGGTCAGGCTGCGGTGATCGCTGACGGGTTCGCCCTCCCAATGGATGGCGACCCGATCCCCCAGGCCGGCCTCCACGTGACGGTCGACGCAGTTGTAGGCGACGTTGAGCTTGCCGTCGGCGAACCACTTGGCGAACGGAGCCTCCGACCAGTCCAGCACCTCGGTGAACGGCGTCGCCCACGTCAGACGATTGGCCTGCTTGGCCCAGAACGCCAGCCGGTCCTGCTCGGCCTCGCGGTACACCTCCTCGCCGGCGTTGGCTTGCTCGGTGAACTGCGCCGGCGGCGGATACGACGAGGGGCCTGCGGTGTTGGTGGCTGTCACTGGGTTCTCTCCTGTGTCGAGGCTCGTCAACCGTCAGAGAGCCTAGCCCTACAAGGTGAAATGCGACGCGTGAAATCGAGGTCAAAGCGTGCCCGCATGCCGGATAATCACCGGTGTGCCGGGACATGGGCGGGGCCTCCGCCGACTAATCCCCAGCTTTGCCGCGGCCGCAACGATTTACGCGGCGGCCACCGCGCTGGGGTGGCCGGTATCGGCCGTGCCGATTGAGGGCGACCAGGCCACACCGTGCCGGTCGGAGCAGGTCGCCGTGAACGTCTCCCCGGCACAAGGCGCGGTGGGGCACCGCGGGCTGGCCCTGATGTTCAGCCTCGCCGGCGGGGCCGACCCGTGCACGCTCACCGGATACGCCGGGGTCGACTCGGGCGCCGGTGGGCCGTTGATTCATGCCCTGCCGACGCTGCGCGGTTACATGGGTGGGCTGCCGGACGGCGTCGATGTCCCGCCCGCCGTCCTGCTGTCGATATCGACGCAGGGGCAGGCCATCGTGGAGGGGATGGCCGTGGACGCCGACGGTGCCCCGTGCCCCACCTACACCGAGCTGAGCGTCAACCCGCCCGACACCGAAATCGTGCTCACCGTAGCGGCGACCATCGACGCCTGCGCGCTGCAGGTGCACCCGATCACCGCGGTCTGACCGGCGTCAGTCGGCCCTGACCAGGCAGTAGACCCGGGCGGGGATGGGGTAGGCGATGCCCCTGCTGTCGGACGGGCACTGGGACTTGTCCGAGCTGCCGTCGATGCGCTGACTGACCTTGACTTGCGCCCGACCCGGCTTGTCGCAGTCGCCCAACCTGAGCGTCATCGCGTCGCCATCACTAATCATCTGATAGCACTGGCCCTCTTTCAGGTTGACCGCAAAGCACAGGATCGTCGAGTCGTTGGTGAAGCGGTCATAGACGGAGTGCTCTCGTTTTCCGTCGGGGCACGTGTCGCCGGCGCCGCTCCTGGAAGCGAGTTCGTAGGTCGCCGCCGGGTCGGTGCAGCCGCCGCTCGAGCTTGAATTGAAATGCTGTGCCTTGTAGTCGCTTTCGCTGATGCAATCGCCCACCCGCAGGGACGTGTCGCCGATCGCGCTGGCGCCGAGCCCGGCCAGGACGCGCGCCGCGTTGCCCAGGATGCCCAGCCCGCCCAACGTCAGCAGCACGGCGCCCATGGTGATGAGCGCGGTAGCCGACTTCGGCGCCCGCGGCCGCGGCGGATGGCCGGGTGCGTAGCCGGGATACGGCGCAGCGGCATAGCCCGGCGGTGGCGGGTAGGGGTAACCGGGGTGGACCGGAAAGCCCGGGGGGTACTGCGGCGGGTAGCCGGGAGCCCGTCGACGGCTGCGCGAGCGCTCCACCAGCCCAATGACCAGGCAGACCAATCCAATTGCGGGCACACCGAGCCAGAACATCAAATAGCCTGCTCGCACACCCGATTCATGCGAGGCCAGATACGCCACGGTCACGACCGGATTCTAAATTGGGAACCCGTACCGGGCACTTCACCGCCGCGCGGCTGCAGGCCCTAGGGTCGGGTGTCATGCGTCGGATGCGGACCCCGGTGGCCTTGCTGGCCCCGGTTGCCGCCGCGATGCTGATGGTCGCCTCGCTGGCCGGTTGCGGTGGCGGCGTCCTCAGCCCAGACCTGGTGGTG is part of the Mycobacterium mantenii genome and encodes:
- a CDS encoding LppU/SCO3897 family protein, with translation MTVAYLASHESGVRAGYLMFWLGVPAIGLVCLVIGLVERSRSRRRAPGYPPQYPPGFPVHPGYPYPPPPGYAAAPYPGYAPGHPPRPRAPKSATALITMGAVLLTLGGLGILGNAARVLAGLGASAIGDTSLRVGDCISESDYKAQHFNSSSSGGCTDPAATYELASRSGAGDTCPDGKREHSVYDRFTNDSTILCFAVNLKEGQCYQMISDGDAMTLRLGDCDKPGRAQVKVSQRIDGSSDKSQCPSDSRGIAYPIPARVYCLVRAD
- a CDS encoding DUF4232 domain-containing protein — encoded protein: MPGHGRGLRRLIPSFAAAATIYAAATALGWPVSAVPIEGDQATPCRSEQVAVNVSPAQGAVGHRGLALMFSLAGGADPCTLTGYAGVDSGAGGPLIHALPTLRGYMGGLPDGVDVPPAVLLSISTQGQAIVEGMAVDADGAPCPTYTELSVNPPDTEIVLTVAATIDACALQVHPITAV
- the acs gene encoding acetate--CoA ligase, producing the protein MTATNTAGPSSYPPPAQFTEQANAGEEVYREAEQDRLAFWAKQANRLTWATPFTEVLDWSEAPFAKWFADGKLNVAYNCVDRHVEAGLGDRVAIHWEGEPVSDHRSLTYSDLQAEVCKAANALTDLGLVAGDRVAIYLPLIPEAVIAMLACARLGLMHSVVFAGFTAKALQARIADAQAKLLITSDGQFRRGKPAPLKDAADEAVNGDSPVEHVLVVRRTGIDVSWNDDRDLWWHDVVDAASPEHTPEPFAAEQPLFLLYTSGTTGKPKGIVHTSGGYLTHAAYTHYYVFDIKAESDVFWCTADIGWVTGHTYGVYGPLANGVTEVLYEGTPDSPSQHRHFEIIEKYGVTIYYTAPTLIRTFMKWGREIPDAHDLSSLRLLGSVGEPINPEAWRWYRKVIGADRLPIVDTWWQTETGATMISPLPGVAAAKPGSAMRPLPGISAKVVDDHGDQLPPGNDEGEHVAGYLVLDQPWPSMLRGIWGDPERFVETYWSRFAEHGWYFAGDSAYYDADGDIWVVGRIDDVMNVSGHRLSTAEVESALVGHVAVAEAAVVGATDETTGQAICAFVVLCADFHVHDGIVDELRVEVAREISPIARPREVHVVPELPKTRSGKIMRRLLRDIAENRELGDTSTLLDPGVFDAIKAAK